Proteins encoded by one window of Lathyrus oleraceus cultivar Zhongwan6 chromosome 1, CAAS_Psat_ZW6_1.0, whole genome shotgun sequence:
- the LOC127090994 gene encoding uncharacterized protein LOC127090994, with protein sequence MKAKLGETSGSRPLVPLADSPSKSIPPSRSVKIKLIVSSLPQTTPIYTSSEAPPSTTRTSNPPSLKFNLGTTTLPISEAEMLDETTSSSSSSPSSPPYYILSSNNEPSDPQSPTLAEVQARALAFQQPSQTKPEPEVTSPPPC encoded by the coding sequence ATGAAGGCAAAGCTGGGAGAAACTTCTGGGTCAAGACCTTTAGTCCCTCTGGCTGACTCCCCAAGTAAGTCTATACCTCCTTCCCGCTCTGTAAAAATTAAGCTTATTGtttcttctcttccccaaaccacTCCCATCTACACCTCATCCGAAGCACCGccctcaaccaccagaacctcTAACCCACCATCTCTCAAATTTAACCTTGGAACCACTACATTACCCATTTCTGAAGCAGAAATGCTGGATGAAActacctcatcatcatcatcctcacCTTCATCCCCACCATACTATATTCTCTCATCTAACAACGAACCTTCTGACCCCCAATCCCCCACTCTAGCTGAGGTTCAAGCTCGTGCTCTGGCCTTTCAACAACCATCACAAACTaaacctgaacctgaagtcacttccCCACCCCCTTGCTGA